The genomic region ccaggttcggcccctcacggtggaggtaaaagcctacatcctgcttcattgatattgatgatgatgaccacggttacaagaatgctctatctcgagagctattgtctaaacctaacttgtccaacttgtggaacttgtgaatcttgtccctcttggggtgccctgcccctccttatatatgttgaaggggctgtttacatgactagtcctattaggattaggattactctattacaagtggagtcctggTCTTACTTCCTTTGTAAAGGAATATtctttgtgctttcctcataaaccggcccaccattaaacgtgaaccggccttctgggccatgggcctcgtcatccatctgacccgccctcCGGGTTACTAATGAGCCGCCAAGACCGGACGGGTagcccgtgaaccgccaagctccgggcgggttaccagtgagtcatccagtccggccggtttatacttccggccggtttacgccacggggtatatccccgacacatacAGTATTTTGTTTATCTGTCAGCAATTGATTGAGTTGGCTAATGATCGCACAGTTTTTCTTGATGTAATAGGTTTGTATGTATTCCTCTGCAGTTCATTATGCTCCATAAGACTCTTTTGAAATATGTCACTCAATGTTCCAGCTAATTAATGTGAGCTACACAATGGCTAACTGCTTACTTACTTATATGCAAGATATATTTAATATTCAGTAGCTGCGTGTGTTCTAAATTGGTAACATGTCAGTGTTTTGGATTTGGCTCCAACATCCTCCTCCTTTGGTGAGTGAAGTGAGATTTTTGTATGCGTGTTGCACAGACTACCATctttataatttttaaaatgtcacctgcttatgcttcatgacatgtacattattgttagtcatgttCGCCATGTATAAGTTAGTCTGCGTTGCTCACCTCACTATTATAACTATGTTTTttcctagtcatgtgtacttacaaaaACATTTCAGGATAAATTGACATCAACACAAAGTTCTCAGAGTAGTGCGGCATGgtcgttaccaaatgattatggattggaattggaatgtgctaatGTTCTAGAGCATCTACAAGAGGCGGCAAAACAGTGTGCATGTGTGTTCCAAGATGCAATCAACATATTGAGAAGGAAGACGCATGAATCAGATGCATGAGTCAATGAAATGAAATAAGTGACTGAGGAAACCAGAAAGAAAGTTGAGATTGTGGAGACTGAagtttgtgctatctgaatccggccaatcctattttctgaagtgATCATAGTTCTAATGGTAAGTTGtcttgatgcgcgtccatgatgtcaCACATGATGTATGAGGTGTAtgtgcctagtgtatgtaatttgttgtgtgATTGCACTTTATTATCAGTTGTGGTGAACTTTGATGTCCAGTGAATGTAATCtgacgtaatttctttattgtatagtgtaggattaatttttttattgtatagtgtaggattattcttcgTTTCTATGCCTTaattttttattgtatagtgtaggttttttGTGAGGGGATtatatagagtaggataattctttgttAGTGTATATGGAATTGTTGAACTGGGGGCCAATAGGACAAAATGTTACCGGGACACCATCGAAACAAAACAAAAATGGGTAGTCATAGCGGGTCGTTAATGGGTCGACCTACTAATAATAAGTGGATCCTAATCTACCTGGCCCCATAATGGCTCGGATGGTCCAAACTGTTCTTAACTAGGCCCATAACGTTCATGGGCCATCACGTGGCAGAAATGATTGTGGGCTCGAATGTGGGCCCATCCTAAAAAGTCCTCTTAATAGGCCAGAATAAACATCGGGCCTTATTTGGCCCATACAGAGTACAGTCCGTTAACAAGCCGATACGCGACGCAGACTTTAGTTGAGCCAAAACATAACTGAGACCTTAATGGGCCAAAATTAAGATTAGGCCCGTAATATGGCAGAGCCCACAGGCCATTAGCATGCCAAATTCTAGCTCAGGTTAGAGGGCCCAATTAATAAGCAGACTGTTAACATGCCGAAATCTAACTCTTGCCATAAATGGGCCGTTAAATGAGCCCACAGACGTACTACACTATCCTTCAACGGGCTGGAAGTGAGAACGGGGGCCAGAATCATGCCATGGTGAGCGTGGGCTGTTAAGAGGCTGGGTGTTACATCGGACGACAAATGGCCCAAGTGAAGCATCCATTGTTAACAGGTCGAAAGTCTGCCCGGGCTGGAATTGGCCCAACTCTAGGATGGGCCCGTAACAGGCTGAAAGACCCACATCACAGAAGATGGGCCAATTCCTCCAcgggctgctaacaggccgaaagcACACCAAGTCGTAGTTTGGCCCATATACATAGCGGTTGTTAATGGGTCGAAACTGCCGACGGGCCATGTGCAAGCAGGCCGTTAGTGGGCCGGGCCGCTAACTTTTCCTGAAATCTTGTGGGCCAGCCTTTTTAAGTAAATGGGCcattgttgggccatgccacatgtcttATTTTCATTGGCAGGTATTGTCCTTTCGACGTGTGACACCTATCGCAACGTAGAGTTGATACGTGGTTCCGTTAGCGAATGAGAAATTAACATGTGGAAATTCGTCATTTGCCAAGGCTGTTAACGggtatcgaatccaaaaccggcacccgatagcttaacggtggcTGTCACATgtcggttagagcatctccagccgcgtccccaacaggccctccccaggcgtttttgctGCGCTGgagccgaaaaaacggcccagtcgcgcccccagaagcccgtttttcgccggctcaggatgaaactggtgccggcggacccagaccGAACCCGGCTTCCTGGGGGGCGTCTGTGGCGtcggcacaagcgaaaagggcgcgtgggtccgccctgtcggcgagGCGAGCGCCTCTTCCCGCGTTTCTTCCCGCGTTTTCTCCACTTCCCTCCCGTACTCTTccttcctcccgccaatctccctcccgctcgcctccctcctagccggccgccatgccaccgaagaagtacgttGCCCCCCGCGCGGCGGCAATCGCGACCGCCTCCGTCGTCCAGCccaagcagaggaagccgagggcgccgccgatCAAGCCACCGAGCATGTCAAACACCGAgtggagggcggaagttcagcgGCGGGAGGCTatcaccgccgaccggcggaacagggccatcgccaagaaggcccgcgacaacgcggcgcaCGCGGCTGCGGCTGCCTCAGCGGACCAAACCGAGGCCGAGGCGACTCGCGcagggatgatgaatccacccggaagccacgcccagtacgcgccctggggccagcaaggcgtcggctctccgcagccatggggatcgccctcgtcgggctacgccgacggggacgcgcacggtgggttcaacccaaacatCATATTCTTCCCCCATGGAtacccggcccagcgcacgccaTCTCCCGCCTttgccggcgtgcagtaccctccatacaactactcgccgcccgcctacGCTTCCTCCCCGACGCCCCCGCTACGACGTGGcccgctgcccttctcgcacctcggcgacaccgacgagaccgaggccgacatggacgacatcatcgcggcaggttcggccgcggccgccgcATCTCCCGGGTTCGTCATCCAGGACGAGGTggtggatctcagcggcggcatggatggcgagctcggctacgtctacggcgaggacgagcaggaggagcaggaggaggaggacgaggaggaggaggaggaggagccgacgccTGCGACGGCGAAGgggcgcaagaagaagaagcgggcggccaggacaggcgagccgcgcatcaagtgggcgtccaaggaggaggaatgcctcgccaaatcatggaaagtcgtctgcctcgacccgacgaCCGGCACAAACCAGAGCATCGAcacgtactgggaccgcatcaaggccaaGTTCAACGAGCGCaaactcgtcgacccctacttcaaaggcgtctacatgcagcacggctccaaggcgatggagaaccattgggggcgtatccagggggcgtgcaacaaatggtatggggtcgtcgaggaggtcgcggctcgcccggagagcggcgccagcgtcaaggatcaggtatgccacgccGGCCTCCCGCCTCTCTTCGCCGTGTACGcacgccaactgtttgttcctccgcatagttgctgcgcatgttcgccCTGTACCAGCAGAGCAACAGCGACGCtgaattcaagtacctccacgtctacaagcgcattgacaagtgcgagaagtgggcggaagtccggcgcaccctcgacaaggccaaggagacctacaagccggacgcgccgactccTGGCGCATCGGAAgggcggccggacggcaacaaagtTGCCAAGAAGGGGAAATATGCCGTTGGGGCCACTgctcgagtgcaggagtccatcgagcactgcctcgccgacgcGCAGGCCCGAGCCgtccttcgtgaagagaagaccgaggcgcggtggtcggcgttgatgtcgagcagcGTCGTCAAGCTTGACCTGCTCCGGACgtacgtcgccgcgaagaagaaaaacagcgacctggctttcctgctgggcggggcggacatgcttcagagcaccgacgaggcggtcaaggcgtggtacttggtggagcgcggcctcatcctgaaccagctttCCTCGACAAGGCCGCCGACGCCGACGCACACGTCGACGCTGCCGCCAAGCCCGCGTGACGACGCCTCCACGACGCcctgcaccaccgaagccgcgCCGACACCGCCCAGCGCAGAGGCTGCTTCGACACCGCCAAGCCCGCACACGCCAACTCCGCCGACGCCTGGGGTAGAGCCCGCCGAGTGATGCGCACGCGAACTTCTGCCGCTCTATTTTTTGTACGCCGAACTGTGGCTTGCGATCGCCCGACTTGTGGCGTATTTTgtgagcgggaacgaccaagttcgAATTTTTCGCGTCCTGAGGGGCGGcgcctgggggcgtgactgggagctaggtcgcccccaggggctgaactagcgccggttcgcccccagaCCGCCCTTTTTTAACGCCCtgaggggccgaacggctggagatgctcttaccctTGATGAAATCACTTCCATGACGTGTCATTTAAGTGAACACTTCTGTGATAATAAATGGAGTATTGTCATGAAACACGTCTACCACAGCACatgtataactatcttgattctgtcataaatcacCACGGATGTACATGCGTGACAGGAAACGTGACCTACTGTTACAAGCCCatatcacggaagtgtttttttttagTGTCACCTCCCGTGATTGGCTTCCTCAATGACTTGGAGCGCATCCCCAGCTTCATCCCCACCATCGCATCGTCCTTCTCCCTCGCTGCTGCATACGGCCGGTTGTCGCAGGCCCTCGACTACCGCCATGGACGCACCATCTTCCTCTCTAAATCTGAGAGCCACGATACTCGAGAACTTCTCATGTGGGAGCCATTCGCGGGTGCCCAATAGCCTGTAGCAATGCCCGTGGCTTACAATGGCATATATGCGGACGTGGTGCACACGACCGCCTCCGTATTCTGCGCAGCGGATGGGTGCGACCACCGCAACTGCTTAGAGGGGCATTTTAGTGTGTTCTTTGTCCTCTCCGTTGAAGACGAAGACATGACAAGGATGATGATGCCATGTGGGTGTGTGTATTCTCACCGGAGACTAGCATCTAGGTTGAGCTGACCTCTTTGCACCACCGCTGGCCCATGTGCTTTACATTTTTTTTCAGCGTTCTCGTTGAGTGGTCTCAGCTCTACTTCATGGATGATGATGGGTTCATCCTAGAATATGATTGGGCACGACACAGCTTAACTATGTTTAACCCACCGAAGTATACATGGGTCGAACTACGACGACGACCGATATAACATCATGCTGGCGGAGGATGGTGGACTAGGTGTTAACGAAGTCATGGATTCACATCTTAGATTGTGGGCTAGGGAGGCGAGTGATAGCACTGGTGCACGATGGGTGTTGAGCCGGGTCATCTACATGGGCAATTTGCTCCCAATTGGTGCCCTCGTGGATGCGGAGACTAGAGGCAAGTTCTGGGCTTTGCCGAGGGAGCAAGTGTCATTTTCGTGACCATAGTAGCTAGACTCTTCATGATCGAACTACAATCAGAGTGGACCAGGAAGGTATGTGATGATCATGGCTTTGCTAATTTGGTTCCCATTGTGAGCTTCTACACTCCTGTGTCTCGAGGTGAGCACAAGGATCGAACATTGAAGCCTAGTGAGGCTGCAGTTCCTCGGGATGGAGTAGGGGAGGAGAAAACAGTAGATCAGGCACAACAATTTATCAACAGCGGGCCCAATGTTACTAAggaggagggctttgtcaactcctTCGAATGCATCAGCTGCGCCATAGTGAACGGGTACGGATTCTCTTCCCGATAGCCATGTTGAACTGTGATAATGTATTCTTTGTGTGGAAAATAACTAGCAACCGGTTCAGTGCTCGTTTGGATATGTTATTCTTAACTATATAGGTCCAAACAAGCACTATATTGACTAGTTCAGTTTGAACCTATATAGTATGTGGACTTGGAAAATATGATCTGTTATTCAACTTGTTAACTATATAGGTCCAAACGAAAACTATATAGGTCTGAATGAGCAATGAACTAGGTCCAAACTTTTCCAAGTCCCAAACACATCCTATATAGGTCCAAACGAGCACTGAACTAGGTCAAAACTCTATTGGAGATAAATAAGTTAGTGATGGAGTATGTAGGATGTGTTTGGGACTTGGAAAAGTTTGccgtgtgggcatatcttttgaacTTTATGTAAGATGTGTTTGGGACTCTGAAAAAGTTTGCCGTTTGTACATATTTCTTCAACTTTATGAAAGATGTGCCGTGTGGACATAATTCTTGAGCCTTCATCATCATTCCATAGGTCAGGGCAGAAATAGTAGATGATGTTCCAGAAAACATAGACCTGCTTCAATGTTGCACATATTTTGAAACTGTGCCTCTAAAAAAATATTTTGCACGGTACCTTGATTACCAAGCAATCACCAAAATTTGTCTCAAAAAATATTGCTTCTCATTTACAGCGAGTGAAATGTTGATTCTTTCCAAGGAGGCAAAGAGAACAAGCCCAAAGGCAAAGCCAAAAGAACAAGGTCAAAGTAATGGCTTATTGAAGCCAAGAGAACAAGGCTAGTAAACTTCCAAGGAAATTTTATGCAAGCGAAAAAGGGAACCAAATAACTTTGACACAATACAAAGATTTGTTAATGCAAGTCACTGGCATTGGTCAGGACAGAAATAGTACAAACATTTCCCACGTAAAAAAAACTTGAGGATTAGGATTGCGAGCTTTCTAAAATACAACAGCAGTTGTTTTAAGCTGATTGGAGATTACATGTACAGTTTTATAATTACAGGGTCGTGGGAACTTGACAgcaacgatgaccatgccaaatttACATCTTCACACCGCCTGTGCACAGACCTGAGTTAAAAGTTGCAAAACGATGCACGATTAGAGTCGGCCCACAGCATTCTCTGGAAACCAGCAATAGATCAGTACATTGCACTTGAACAAACTCATGAAGAATCATCTGCCGCTCGAAAGATTTAGTCGGAGGCCCCTGATGATATCTTGTGATTTAGTCCATGAGGCTCTCCTAAACAAAAATGGAGCTTGCAGACAAAAGTTCCTGCTGGGACAATCATTTTTTCAGCCATATAGAAGTATCAGCAAAGCCACTCGAAAAGCAGGACTCCAATGCCCAAAAAAAAACTAAATATCAAAAACATCATAGTAGACTCCAATGCCAAAAAAAACTTTAAAGCAAGCTTTCATTGTAGACTTCGAATGCAAAAAAAAGAAAGTTAACAATTAAATATTAAATCCAAGAGGTCAACAGGATAATGTGTGGACCAGGAATGCAACTACCACAGCTCAAACAAGCATCAAATGAGATGTTGGCAAGCAGTAATTACCAGAGAAGGTACACATATAAGCTCATGACGCAAATGATCATTCAGCCTTCCAACGCATACCTCTGAACCTGCAAGGTATAACAGTGTTAGTGTTATATCACGCTAAACAAAACAAAAAGCGGGCGAAGAGCATCCTGACAGTTACAAGTGAagcaggtactccctccgtttcagtttacaagtcctgcacgtatacctaggttgccaattttatcactaTAATATAAACTATAGAACACAAAAATAATactgtttgaaaatagaacatctgaagtttatattggtatattttttgtaatatatgacttgtattaggttggtcaaattgacaacctaggggtacgcgcacgccctgtaaaccgAGAGAGAGGGAGTAAATGACACTAGAGATGTAAACAATCAATACACACGACACTTGGTCAACGCTCTGGCAAGATACAGAAGACCATATTATGTCATTGATCAGCTCTGAAAAAAGTGCATATATAGATCAAAGACAAACTCATATACAGATATGCTCAGAACAAACACCTCCATGCAGGTTTCTACAACCTCCTTAACATGCCCCCATATGAAAATATGCTTGAGCCTTATGCAGACTGACACAGGGGAAAACGCAAACAAGAGACATAATCATAGATGAACATGCTgtttggaagggagcttgctaccTCAAGCATATTTTCCTCGATAAAGCAATTCAGCCCCATGCTTGCAGCGTCTGCGCCATTGTGTTGTAGGATCCTGAGCTTCCCTTCCTATAGTTCAAAACCAGTGGAAGCGTCAGCAATGAAAATAATACATCAACTTTGTTGATGAGCTAGTTGTAGATTCACCTTAGTCCCATAAACAAGACCACCTCCAGGGGAAGGATGAAAGCATGCAACATTGACTTCATCTTCAGCACTAGGAAGAACTCTTACCAGCTCCATGTCCGAAACTCTGTAAACCTAAATTGATGGAAAGAACAATGGCATTACATCATAGCAGGACATAGAGTTATGAACTGTAATAAGCAAATGGTTTTGAATCCCGGGTATAGAAAAGATATATGTAACTGCAAGGCCAGCATAGACAGGATATTGCCTCCAAAAAAAGTATAGCCAGCCTATCATTATGATGTGCAACCTATGCTATGAGGGTGAGCACCGCACGCACCTCTAAGATAGTATATACAGGAATTCCAGTCGTCTCCGCATCCATAACAATGCTCCTGAGCAGCGAGCTATGACGACGTCCATATGCCAATAGTATGTGTTCTGAAGTAGGCGAAAACTGCATCAAAGAAAAGACATTAGGCTCAGATTAAACTCTGAGAATTGCATAACTACAGCCTGATATGTCTCAGGGATGGGTCTGCAATGCAGAAGACCATGCAAAAAAAAAGCCAGCTAAAAAACTCCAATACTGGAATTAATAACGAGATTGGTAATTTCTGTAATTTTTGGGTCAACAGCTGGGACTCCCACAGATCCTGGACATGCATTGCATGGCAGTACACTGCACACATGTGTTCTCATTAAACAGAGGTTATTCTAATGGCATATGCCCTGACGCAGGTGGGAGGGAGCTTCCAAATGAAAAAAGTTCAGATATTGCTTTAGTGGGACCATGTTATCAGCTCCGTGCTTTCGTAGTGATTAGTACCATGGGAATGTAAAAAAGAAGTAAGCACATATCTTATCATAACACCTGACCAAATCCATTTGTTATGACTACTGCTCTATTCACCAAAAGGAGAAAAATAAACCATGCGTGTTAAATCATCAATGTGTGTCACATGTACTGAAATACTTTGTGCTATCCAGGTTATGTCAGTTAGTTTTGTTTGATTTGCTCTTTGCTTTGCTGGGTGCAGAACCAAGAACGAGAGGAAGAAGTCACACTAGAAATGGGAGAAGTATTTGGAATTAAAGAAGAGGGCAGTTTGCTGCTTGTGGTGTGTTCAATTGTTATGTATTTCTTGTTATCGTTTGACAAGGATTCCTGTTTGTGTCTTTGAGAAACGGAAGGAGGGTTCTTGTTTGTTTGGGTTGACTACATAACTAATATGTGGCTTTGAATTTTGAaacaattccttatttaacactatctTAAATTTCGTTTCCTTATTTGACACCGGAAAACTTTTTCTTCCCTATCTAACaagtctaaattttatgccttttatgacactttcgtccattttgagcctaaataACACCGGAAAAGACTCTTTTACCCTTCATGTGGTACGTGTGTGCGCGGGGCAGTAGCACACACGCAACATCAGTGCAAGGGCTCATGTTTTTATTACCCATGCTATTCGAAGGTCAGTCCACCTACGGTTGATCCAAGTCCGAAGCCTGCTCCTGGTCTCACTCTCGCATGAGTATGTATCACGTAGCAGGCCTAAATGCGCAAAACTGGCTGTCGGAAGCCACGGCGGCAAGGTCAGGTAGCGGCAGCCATGGGAAGATGGTCCGCCAGCTCACTGACGGCTGTTGGATTTCTCATCTTGGACAAGTGCAGCATGAGGAAAGTAGACCGTATTCCCAATTATAATATACTACACCAGCATACGCATATGCCGTAGAAGTTAGTAGTACCCAGGAAAAAGTTGTATAATTCTTGTCCTGAGCAACAGAGCAAGTTCATGCAATGCACAAGTAACAcatcacacatgcatgcaacacagCAGCATGGATGCACAcatcacacatgcatgcaacacagCGTGCGCACACACGCATGCACGTACACACGCAGTAGCAAATGCACGCACGTACTCACGCAGTAGCAAAcatacacgcacacacacatacactTAGCAGTAGAAAACACGTACATGCACACACACGCAacagcacacacacgcacacacaaacaTACCACTCGAGGGTAAAAgggtcttttcaggtgtcatttaggcttAAAATGGACATAAGTGttataaaaggcataaaatttagactcgtTGTTAGATAGGGAAGAAATTATTTGTTGATGTCAAATAGGGCATAAAATTTAAACacggtgttaaataaggaattctctcttgaATTTTAGCCTGCTTTGCCCATGTGGTTATGCGGCAAGGGCGCACCCTCTAAACCTGCATTACACTAACGTGGCCAATGCGGCCACGCCAAAGAGGCTCGCTTGCATAATGATACTTGAGACACAAACCACAAGTTATTTCCAAGCATAAAAAAGAAAAATTGATgcaaacacacacacaaacaaaagtGAACACAATAACCTGAATGGAAGTTAAACAATGAGCCGCTCTTATTGCTCTGGACGTGAGGATTTCTCCAAATCTGCAAGAAATACATTCACAACTTTAAAGGATACCATTTACAAAACAGTAACCTAATAGGCTGATAAAGAACAAACTACAGTAATAGAACAGTCAACAGTGAGAAAATTACGTTGCCTCCTCAAGAGAATAAACCCGAAGCTCGTAAATCACTCCGTGGGAGGGAAGTGGGTGACGAGTTGGTGATGTTCCAGCTCCTGTAGACTCATACTGCACAGGTAATTGGCTACCCTGGTCACCTTCTGTTTGAGGCAGCAAACATGCAACACAAGCCACCAGAAATCGTCCACAAGGGGAGAAATGGGCACCCATTTCACTGCAACAATTAATAACTTATAAGTACAGAAGTCCCAACTGAGTCAAACATAAAAGCACAATCCTCATTAGGCAAATCTACCACATATGCATTCTACTTGGAACTATTTAGTAACATTACTAAGCAAGTTCAGAAATGAGGTAAGAATGGAACATAGATCCATCTTTTGTATACACAACAGTGAAGGCATTGGTAAATAATATGAAGAGACTAACAACAACTTGTGTTGTACaggaaagagagagaaaaagtAACCAAAGCACAAGGGATCACCTGCAAAGAACGGCATGAGAGATTGTCAAGCAGCATGCCTTGGTTTCTAATGCAACACATGGATTCTTGATATCATGCCGCCATACTCTAAGCTTCACTGTACAAGGTAATTCAGCAGCGCCGGCAGAAAACAGTGAGGTAGCAAGTTCTGATCCAACACCTAAGGACGCAGCACGAGCCTCAGCTTCATCGATTTGTGGACCCAGAAGTGAATTCCCAACCCCTGGTACAGAGGCCAAAGCATGAGGGCGTGAGGCATAGTGTCGATTTGATCCTCTAGTACTGCCAGCGGGAATCGGTATCGATGAAGAAGCACCTGGATGTTGAACAATTCATGTGTTGTGATTccctagtaaagttaatcacaataACACCACCAAGAGGCAGGATTTTAAGGACAGTATTGTTCAGAAATGCAGGGTGCAAACCTGTCTGACTTTGGGCCATCAACCAACCATGCAAAAAAGGCAGCTCCCAGCTACGCGAGTCACTGAAGAGATCGTGATGGTGATTTCCACCCTCTGAATTTCTTAGAAACATTTGAACATCTAACCCACTAGTGGTGAATGAATTCACTGGCATACGATCAACAGCAGATCCTGAAGGCCTGGCTATTGCCGGAAGTGGCAGGCTGTTGCTCGTGGAAGGCATTTGAACATCACTAGACGCAGATGGTTCCCCTGGACATACATCCATAGGGGTTACAGACTGGTCAGACTGCTGGTTTTCAGCATCTGACGACAATACATTTTGAGCTAAAGATGACGAACTCTGCTGCACATTGGTTGAACCACTAGCCAAGTCATTTCGAGGAATATATAGACTTCCATCATCCCTGAGGAATGCAGGCCAAATTAGGCAAGGTGATGACATATTAGACTCAAGATGTGGATAGCCTCTAGAGTTGATGTTTGCAAAAAACAAAGCTGAGGGATAGTTTGAATAGCCAGTAGATGTTGCATGGGTCAGCTGTGAGTCTGCGGAGTCAAGATTGTTAACCTGAAATTCAAGGTACATATGAGTAAACAGAAAACATATAACAGGAACGCATAATGAAGTACAAAGGACATTCATATTCTACATTTTCTACCTCTGCCGTAAGAAGATATGGAGCACCATGAGGGTGGAAATGCACAGCTCTCAACGAACGGCGGGTTCTTAATATAATGGTCGGGGCAGAAGACTCCCCTCGCCTATTGTAGTTCCATATGAACAACTGACACATAAATTAGGTGCAAGTTATTTCAACTGTTCATAGAAGAATTACATAAAGAATATTTTGCTATGAGTTTTAACACTGGGAGTCCTACTTTGTGACCTGA from Triticum aestivum cultivar Chinese Spring chromosome 4A, IWGSC CS RefSeq v2.1, whole genome shotgun sequence harbors:
- the LOC123087553 gene encoding uncharacterized protein, encoding MAENWVEEGSKNTSAPTSPPSCQTSSTRRSRQRNIFHLLSHREVSPRTKHQAKRHWNKPPTCGAGYSELRYSATDAKHDLFSWAESQSLHRWSAKYCPLMPPPRSTIAAAFSSDGKTLASTHGDHTVKIIDCQTGKCLKVLGGHRRTPWVVRYHPLHSDILASGSLDHEVRLWDANTSDCIGSQDFQRPIASIAFHARGEILAVASGHKLFIWNYNRRGESSAPTIILRTRRSLRAVHFHPHGAPYLLTAEVNNLDSADSQLTHATSTGYSNYPSALFFANINSRGYPHLESNMSSPCLIWPAFLRDDGSLYIPRNDLASGSTNVQQSSSSLAQNVLSSDAENQQSDQSVTPMDVCPGEPSASSDVQMPSTSNSLPLPAIARPSGSAVDRMPVNSFTTSGLDVQMFLRNSEGGNHHHDLFSDSRSWELPFLHGWLMAQSQTGASSSIPIPAGSTRGSNRHYASRPHALASVPGVGNSLLGPQIDEAEARAASLGVGSELATSLFSAGAAELPCTVKLRVWRHDIKNPCVALETKACCLTISHAVLCSEMGAHFSPCGRFLVACVACLLPQTEGDQGSQLPVQYESTGAGTSPTRHPLPSHGVIYELRVYSLEEATFGEILTSRAIRAAHCLTSIQFSPTSEHILLAYGRRHSSLLRSIVMDAETTGIPVYTILEVYRVSDMELVRVLPSAEDEVNVACFHPSPGGGLVYGTKEGKLRILQHNGADAASMGLNCFIEENMLEVQRYALEG